Genomic DNA from Desulfonema ishimotonii:
ATTTTCGCACTCCGTTTCCGAGTCGCCGGTATTTTTAAAACAGCTTCTAATGGTAATGGGCAGCGATGCTGCCATAAGCAAATTTCGGGCCTGGGGACAGGATGTGATCTTTCAGCAGAATCTCCAGAAAAATCTTGGCCCCGCCATAGTTTAAATGCGATAAATCTTCAAAAGCGTTTTTATCAGTGATGGCTGCGGAATAATCCCTGACAGCGGCATACTCCCCGACCACACCCCTCACCTGAGCGAGCAATTCGTCCCGCTGTTTTTCATGGTCCCTGAAATAATTGAGATAATAGGGCGGGTAATACAGACAGACTCTGCAATGGAATTTCCGGGCCGTCCTCACAATGACACTCAGCGCTTTTAAATTCTCAGGCCGGATATCCCGCCGCTCAATATCCCGGCGGAGCAGATCCCGGGCCAGCGTCTCATCAATCTGCCGGATATTATTCTCTATTTTCCCCTGATCAGAATGGCCCAGGAACCCCAGAGAACGGAGCAATATCTCGCTGTTAAAATGAAAGAGCTTACTGATCCGGGTCGCTATATACCCGCTATAATTATATTTTTCAAGCAGCGAATTGATCCGGGGGGACCAGTAGCCGAAGGTTTTCAGGTCATTCAGCAGATAATGTCCGGTGGTCAGATTGGTCAGTTCCATCACCAGCATTTCCGGCGGATCATTCCGTTCAATATAGTCAAGCCACAAGACCCGGATCAGTTCGGTGGATAATCCCTTATGACTCAGTTGGAAGGTGCTGATTCCGGTTTTTTTTTCTATGTCCAAGGGACTGAGCGAGGCATCTCCCCTGGAATTCCCCATCAGTACAATACGATGATGCTGCCCGCCCTTATAGAGTAAGGAGAATTTCGTCTGACTCAGAAAAACCAGTTGTGAAAGCAGGTTGGAAATCATTCGGTCCCCGCAAATCCAGACGACTGAAAACAGCAACAGCCATGCGATTTTTTTCATTTCGCCCCCTCTTTCCCCGTAAGTGCTTGTAACGAAAGAACTTGGACAATTTTCAACCTTCAAGTCATATGAATGATGCTTCCGCAGATTGTCATTGAACAGTTTATTTTGTTACAGGCCCTAAAACTGGAAATAGATAAATGCATTCCCCCTGAAGGTTCCCAGCAGGGCAATGGCCCACAGCATTACCAGCACCTTTCCCCAGCGCAAAACCGGAATTTTTGAAACCATACCGGCCATCGAAAACCGGAAGTCCGACATTTCCGCACACAGGAGCAATGTGATCAGCAAACCGCCCTTGAGAACCAGAAATTTGTTCGGAAGGAGAATCGGATTGAAGGTATCCGGGTTCCCGATGCCGTTAATAATTGTCAGGGCCGATGTCAGAGACGGGGCCCGGAAAAAAATCCAGGCAAAACAGGTCAGGCTGAACACAATGAGTATCATAAAGGGTCGCAGTGCGCCCTCTCTCAGGTGAAACCGGTTTATGACCGGCCGGAACAGAGATGCGCAACCCCGCTGAAGGATCAGGTAGAATCCGTGAAGGCCGCCCCATATGACAAAGGTCCAGCTGGCCCCGTGCCACAGCCCCCCCAGCACCATAGTGAGCATCAGATTGCGGCAGGAGCTGAGGGGACTGCCCCTGTTCCCGCCGAGAGGGATGTAAAGATAATCCCTGAGCCAGCTTGACAGTGAGATGTGCCATCTCTGCCACAATTCGCTGAAACTTGCCGAGAAATAGGGTTTGTTGAAATTAACGCCAAAATCAAACCCCATGATATGGCCGATGCCGATGGCGATCCGTGAATATCCGTCAAAATCGCAATAAATCTGAAAGGCGAAGAAAATCACACCGACCAGAAGGGTGATCGCCGCCTCTTTCTCAGGAATTCTCAGGCACCTGTCTGTCACCAGCGCCAGCGAATCCGCAATGACGACCTTTATGAAAAAGCCGGCCAGCACCATCTCCATCCCGTCAGTAAAGCGCCCCCAGTCAAACCGGTGATCGGTCCGAAGCTGCGGCAGAAAGGTCTGGGCCCGGACAATCGGACCGGCCACAAGCTGTGGGAAAAAGGCAATATAGCAGGCAAACCTCAGAAAACACCGTTCCACCGCCATTTTTCCGCGAAATACGTCAATGACATAGCTCATGGCCTGAAATGTGTAAAACGAGATGCCCACCGGCAGGATGATGTTCAGCGTGGGGATATCCCCACAGAGCCCCAGCCCCCCCAGCATCTGGTTAAATGAATCCGTAAAAAAATTGAAATACTTAAAGAAGCCGAGAACCGAAAGGTTGAACACCGCATTCCATATCACAACAGATCGCCGTCTGCGGGGATCTGTTTCATCCTCCAGACGGCGTCCGCCCAGGTAGTTGACGGCAGTGGAGATGAGAATAAGGAACAGAAAACGCCAGTCCCACCAGCCATAGAACAGATAACTGCCCGCCAGACAGACCCACAGCCGCCGATATCCGCCTGTACAGAAATAGAAAATCAAAAACAGGGGGCAAAAGATCATAAACGCCAGACTGTTAAAAAGCATGTGTCGTCACCTTTCTGCAAAGACGGGCCTTAAAAAGAATCCCTCACCGGGCATGAAGACACCCGCCGGGTTACAGGGTGATCACCCTCTGAAACCTGTTTTTCAGGGCCGGAATTGCGCCGCTCGTCAGCAGTTCCAGATAGCCCCTGCCCTGTCGTTTTTCGGAAAAGGCAATCCTTGGCAGGCATTCCCGGTGATGTCTGTGGGCCATGAATATGTTTCCGGATCTCGTCGTCGTGGCGGTTTTAAAGCCGCAGGATCTGACGATTTCAAACTCCCTTTCGCCCACCTCGGCTCTGGTGCCGAAGGGATAGGCAAAGTGTTCCACCGGCCTGCCGATCCGGGATTCCAGACGCTCTTTTGACCGCACCACCTCTTTTCGGACCGCCCCGGGCGACAGTCTGTTCAGTGCGGGGTGGTTCACCGTATGTGCGCCGATGGTTACCCGGCTGTCTCTGCCCAACTGCCTGAGCTGGTCCCAGCTCATGGCTGTTTCGCCGATTCTCCGGTGCCAGTCGGCCTGATACGGGGCGAAAATCTGGCCAAGCCGCTCCGAACAGCGTTCCGGCCCACAGTCTGTGATCAGCCCCCGGATCTTCCCGAAGGCCTCCTCTTTCTCCCGATATTGCGAACACCCGAAGGCAAAATGCCGCCCGTCCAGTTCAAAGGCCACATGATCAGAGGTGAGCAGAATCTCTTCAAGAAAATACCACCAGGCCCCGCAGCTTCTGTCGGGAAAACAGAGGGGGACATAAATGGCAAAGGGCAGGTCGTATTTCCTGAAAATGGGCCAGGCCCAGGTGAAATTGTCCCGGTATCCGTCGTCAAAGGTAAAGCAGACAAACCGCCGGACCGGCTGCTTCCCGGCCATCATTTCATAAACATCGTCCAGGGAGACGACCGCATACCCCGCTTTCAGGTAATGACGGACAGCGGATTCCAGAAAACGGGGGGTCACTTCCGAACTCCTGTTGTCGAAAAGCCGCTGCCTGCCGGTCTCCGGGACAACCCGGTGAAACATGAGAATGCTTCCCATGCCGCCGTAGATACGTCTGAACAGCCGGTATGCCTTTGAGACAATCAGAAGGTCACACAGCAAACCGGTGAAAAACTGCCGCTCTTTCAACATGTGCCTCCCTGTGTGTCTTACCCGTTTCCCCTCAGCGCCTGCCGGTAAACCCCCAGCGTCTGACAGGCAATCCGTTCCCAGTTGTAGTAGCGCCGGACCCAGTTTCGCAACTCTGAACGATTATTTTCACTTATCCGGACAGTTGCAGAATGGTGCAACTTTTGTCCGAGGGCCGCAATATCCCCCAGTGGATAATAGTGATCGTCCGAGAGCCCGACCGCAAGATTGGCCGGAATGTCGCTTGCAATGACGGGCAGGCCGTAGCTGAGCGCCTCCAGTATCACAATGGGGAGACCTTCGTGGGAAGATGGTAACACAAAAGCACCGGCGTGGGTGTAAAGCTCCCGGAGGGGCAGACCTTTCTGAAAATCCGCAAGCACAACGCCCTCAGTGGCCTCAGCCAGTGATATAACCGATCGGATATAATCGTCTTCCGGTGTCAGTGCGCCGACCAGCACAAGCTTCCAGCCCGGCAGATCCGCCTTTGCAAAGGCCCGGATCAGATCGGTCTGGCGCTTTTCCGGCACCATGCGGCTGACCTGCAGGATGTAGCGGCCCGGCACCACACCCAGCGTCTGAGGGAAGGAGGCCGTATCCGCCAGGACCGGAATCTCCACACCGTTGGGGATCAGGGCCGAGTGACGCCGGTATTTGTCACGAACCGTCTGTCGGATAACTTCGGAGATCACGATACGCTGATGTGAAAACCGCATTCCCAGACGCTCACCCGTCCGCAGAACCCGGCGGGCAAACCACCCCCATTTTTCGCGGTCATAATCCGGACCATGATGGGTGACGACCACATTCAGACCGAACAGACGTCCCAGCGGCGCGACAAGGGCCGGTCCGACCCCGTGGATATGCAGCACATCCGGCCGCTTCCGAATCGCATAAAAAACGCCGATAAAGGAATGAATGAGGGCCTCCAGGCCTTTTATGCTGAACCGGGGCGACCACAGCGGCCGCAGGATAACATCCCGCCATATACGCCGTTTTTTGTCGGACAGATACGGTGAACGGGCCAGCACCTCCACCCGGCATCCCTGTTTCGCCAGTAACGGATACAAATGTTCAGAATGGGTTTCGATTCCGCCCTGAACGCCCGGAAATCCGCGTAATCCAAGCACCATGATATGCATACCCCCCCCTGTTGTGAGAGATTTATACAACAAATAACGACAGCCGGTTCGGATCAGATTCTGTACACCGTCCGGTGATTCAAAGGCTCTGAAACCGGACGGTGTGGATGAAAGGCGTTATCTTTCCTCAGCTCCTCTGTCTCGGACATGACGGAGAGCAGCAGGCCGGAAAAATACCAGAACAGAAAGTTGATCACATTCTGATGCCCCATATTGGTGTATATCAGGCTGATGACCATGATCATAAAGACACTGGTCCAGCCCAGTGCCAGCGTACCGAATGCGTCATTCCGTTTTTTAAGCAACATCACATCCCTGAAGATGCACAGATAAATACAGAGATAGGTGATAACGCCCGACAGCCCGGACTCCCAGAACAGGTGGGTCAGCGTCAGTTTTTCGGCCCCCATGGTCGCGAACTTTCCGCTTTCCGCCTCATTGAACATCGACGCCATGACGTTTCCGATCCCGAGGCCGACAATCACTGTATACACATCCCGGCTCAGATAGTTGTACGCCAGCATCAGGGCATCACCCCGGCGGACATTGGTGCTGTCCTCATCCCGGTCGTCTTCCTCAAACAGATACTTGTCCCGGGTTTTCTTATCTGTGAAAAAACTCAGAATTCCGCCGCCCTGAGCATTTTCCTGCCGGTCATAGATCACGACAAAAACCGAAAGAAAGATGCTGCCCATCAGAATCACAATCAGCAGGTTTTTCACCCGGCCTGAATTTACATATCCCTCACACAGGAGGGCCGGCAGCAGAAATGCGACCGGCAGCAGAATAATGGAGACCTTGGTCTCGTTAATCGTGGTCGGCACCAGCAGCATCAGCGCGAAAACCAGAAACACGGCGACATTGATCTTCCTTTTTAAGTAAAACGCGAAAACAACTCCGATGGCGCAGATCAGCGTGATGGACAGTGAACCGGAATCCTCGAGCGTCCCGGTAATCACATCACCGGTGGTCCGGTCCTTAAACTCGATATACCGCTGATACAGCGCAAGCGGACATTGCATCAGCAGCAGAAAGAGCGCCAGTTTCAACTGTCTGAGGACATCCTTTTCTGAAAAATCATACACTGCGGGAAGCAGGAAAAACGGAAGGTGTTTGTAATAGTGTCTCATCCCGATAATGATGACTTTGGACGACGTGGCATTCAGCACGGTTCCGACAAAGAGAACCGTCGAATAGAGGAAGATCAGGTAGAGATATTTGGGATGGAGTTTAAACCTGCCCCTGATGGCAAAACGGGAGGCGATCACAACGCCTGCGATCATCGAAAGGAACTCCGGCATCCAGGTTACGGAACGGGGAATCAGCCCCAGACTGAAATGCAGATAGTCCAGAAAAAAAACAGACAGGAACAATATGTAAATCAGTTTATTCATATCTCATAACGTCCGGAACCTGCCGGTCCCACTCATAGGTTGAGCGTATTATGCCCCGGTGCGTCCGGCGAGGCATGGAAACCGATCTTTGCCTGTAACGGCTCATGCCGCAAACAGATTCGTCAGGCGGACAATATTCCTTTCAGAGTGGCGTTCCGCAGCATACCCCTGTGCGTTGACCCCCATCTGTGTTCTCAGTCCCGGATTTCTGATCAGCCGCACCACATCCGCCAGCATCTTTCCGTATGATCCCGAAAAAAACCCCACGCCCTCCCGTTCCAGAATCCCATCGGGATTGCAGTGCAGGCTGACCACCGGCACGCTCCGCATCCAAGCCTGAATGAATGTGTTGGCAAATCCCTCTGCGAGACTGGTATTGACAAAGATATGCGCGGCAGCCAGAATGGCGTTGACCCTCTCCACCGACTGCCTGCCCAGACAGGTCAGGTTACGGACCCGCCGGATTTTCTCCTCAAGCGAACGCTGCCATTCCGGGGCCCAGTCCGCAGGCGCGCCGACCATAACACACCGAACCTTTTCCCCCCTCTGTTCAAGATCCCCCGCCAGCCGGATAAAGACCTCCGGCTGTTTCCAGGATTTGAAATTCGCCACCCATGCGATGGTAACCGGCGCATCTTCTTTGCATATCTGTTCCGAAGGCAGGGGGTGAAAATTGGGAATGACCGCATCAGGCCGTCTGCCGTGATATGTTTCAAGGAGATGGCCCTGCTGCCGGGTCTGGGCAATAATATGACAGGCGTTCTGTATGCCGTATTCAAAAATCCGCCGGTCAATGCAACGAATTGCGCTTCTCATGGAAAAACGCTCCTGAAACGGCAACACCTCATCCTCATGGGCAATATGCCAGATCATCCGGCACCCGTATCTCCGGGCATAGGCGGCGGCAAAGCCGGTATAGGCCCCGCCGTTCCGCTGGTAAATCACATCCGGCCGGATCTGATAAAGCAACCGCATCAGCCGGGGACCGTCAAAACATCGTCCGTAACGCCGGATACCGTCTGTCCCGGCAATCCTGATAATTCTGTAGCCGTCCGGGCGGAAACCGGCATCATACCGCCGCGTCAGATAGTATATGTCAAAACGGCCTTCCCGGACGAGTCTCTCAAGCAGACACCGAACCTGATACTCCGTTCCCCCCATCGTCCCGGACCAGTGGGACGGAATAATCAGACAGAGTTTTTTTCGGGATTGAACGGCCATGTCTTTTTGTCTCCTCTGTCGTTGCAAACGGTCAGCAGCCGGTCCTCCACGGCATCGGCAATGCGGTCATAATTTTTTTTCTCTGCCACATAGGCCCGCCCCCGGCTCCCCATCTCCCTGGCGGTTTCAGGGTGTCTGATCAGGCGGAGAATGGCCCCGGCAAAAGCCTTTTCATCCCAGGCCACGCAGATGCCCCCGCCGCTCTCCTCAATGGCCCGGCGCTGTTCGGGAATGTCATTGGCCACAACGGCCTTGCCCATGGCCATATATTCAATCAGTTTTGTGGGGGAACTGCAACTCAGCACCGGCGCAGGATAGATGGGGGATACACACACATCCGCATGTCGGACGAAATTCCAGGCATCTTGCTGAGGGAGGAAACCGGTCACAACGACCGAGGTTCCGATTCCGAGCCGACATGCCGCATCCCTGAGCCGCTTTTCATCGGAATCATCGTCCCCGCCTCCGACCAGATACAGCCGCGCATTTTTCTCCTCTTTCAACACCTTTTCAAAGACACGGATGAGGAATTCCAGCTTACGCCCCCGTATCAGTGTCCCCAGATAAAGGACGATCTTCTCTCTGTCACGCGGGGCGGCAGGGTATCCGAAAAAAGGAATCTCCCTGATGGGCACCCCCATTGGCACCGGCGTCATCTTTTCCATGCTGATGCCGTGCCGTGCAATGTCATTCTGCATATGTTCGGTCTGCACAAAGATATGGTCTGCCTGCGGCAAAATAATATGATACAGCAGGAATTTCAGGATGTGTCCCCTGAGCCGGAACTGACCGGGGTGCCGGGCGAGACCTTCCTCGGCCTGGTACAGCAAATCTTCGGGAAAGGGATATGAGAGCCAGTAAACACAGGGGACATTAAACAGCTTTGCAGCCAGCAGCCCTGTCAGGGCTGAAATAAATTTATCCCTGATCAGGATAAAATCATACCGGCGACGTTTCATCATAACGAACATATTTAAATCATTAATAATATCATATATACGCCGAAGGACTTTGCACACAGGCGTGGGCCGGTTATCCGTGGGGCCGACCCGGACGTCCCCGCCGGACCATCTGACCCGGATTCCCCGGTCAAGGGGGTCATCAGACTGGAGTATCCAATCAATGCGGTGGCCCCGTTCCGCCAGCTTCCTGCCAAACAGGACGGCGACATCCACACGAAACGGCGGAAATTTATCTGACGACACGAACAGAAACCGCAATTTGTTTTTACACAGAGGGTCAGCCAGTGAATTCATGATCTTCCTTTCCGGTAAAGAAGCGGAAAATGTCAGGTGTGATGCCAGGGATATCAGCCAGATCCGGATGGACGGAGGCGTCATCCTGCCGGGGCTTCGGGCCGTCGTTTTTTTTCGCCAGCGCAGTCAGGTTTTCCCGCATCGTCTGCCACTGTCTGTGGCGGACCAGGATTCTCACGGGGATCTTTTCTATTCCCAATATCCGGGCAATCGCCAGCCGATGGCGGCCATCCTGAAAAAGAAACTGGCCGTGCCGCCCCACATTGACCGTCACCTCTTCCCCGCCGTGGAACGTCCGTTTGTTCATCAGTTTATATCCTTCATCCCGGATGCTGCGGATCATCACATCCAGGTAACAGCACCGTGCATCCCAGTCACTGCGGTTTTCACAGCCCCATAAATGCTCACCGCTTTCGATCTGCCCCAGTATCTGATGATAAAAAGCGGTATCTTCCCAGGCAGCGCCATGCCGGATACGCCGTTCAAGCGCCTTAAAAACCTTGAGATCTGAAAACCTACAGGGGTATGTGTCCCAGTTTCCGTCATACACCCGGCCTCTGTCCTTTATAATATGAAACACCTTGTCTTCGGCATACGGAGAATCTTTATAGTGGGTCATGAAGATCACCTGACCGGGATCAATCCAATACACCGTATCCGGGTCCGGAATATGATGTTTTTTAAATAAATTAAGAGTGTTAAATCGTAGTTTCCGCTGTTCGTATTTTGTCCGGTGCCAGGCATATATCAATGTTGTCCCACAGCCAGGCAGGAGGGCCAGCGTCTTTTTCAACATTTTTTTTATCCTTTTATCCATCTGCATGATTCTCCTGCTTTTTTAATCACCTGCTGCCTGAGCCGGAGGTGTCGAGGATATGTTGTCTGAGCAGATTTGAAAAATTCTCAAAAGTATATTTTTCAGCATAAAAGTCATACGCCGCGTTGCCCATGAATTCACATTGTTCAGGACGCCCCAGCAGGTCGGTCAGTATTTGTGCCAACTGTTCTGCATCGTCTGTGTCCGTCAGAAAACCGTTATGCCCCTCTTTCACAAGTTCCGGAATGGCCCCGATTTTTGTCCCGATAATCGGCAGGCCATGACTCATGGCTTCTATAAAGGAGAGGCCAAGCGGTTCTTTCCGGGTGGGAAGACAGAAAACAGAGGCTTTTCTGTAATACGAATCCACCCGCCCCCGTTCCGTTTTGCCGATGATCTCTGTATTGGGTGCGGAGATATCCGGCGAACAGCCGATGATTGTGAGCCGTGCGTCCGGATGTGTTTTCAATACCTTTTGAAAGGCCCGTATCAGTACGGGCCCGCCCTTCCGGTTCCAGTCTCTGCCGACAAACAGGATATTCCTGTTTTTATATCTGCCAGGATCGGCGGGCCTGCCTGCCATCAGGGTGTCTATGGCGTAACGGATGTTTTTCACCCGGTCCGGGGCAATAGCATAGTCACGGATAACCGATTCCCGGATATTTTCCGACTTGACGAAGACCAGATCGGCGTTTTCATAGATACATTTTTCCAGCCGGATCCATGCCGCCGAATAGAGGTCTCTCTTTTTTCTGAATCCGGGA
This window encodes:
- a CDS encoding MBOAT family O-acyltransferase, yielding MLFNSLAFMIFCPLFLIFYFCTGGYRRLWVCLAGSYLFYGWWDWRFLFLILISTAVNYLGGRRLEDETDPRRRRSVVIWNAVFNLSVLGFFKYFNFFTDSFNQMLGGLGLCGDIPTLNIILPVGISFYTFQAMSYVIDVFRGKMAVERCFLRFACYIAFFPQLVAGPIVRAQTFLPQLRTDHRFDWGRFTDGMEMVLAGFFIKVVIADSLALVTDRCLRIPEKEAAITLLVGVIFFAFQIYCDFDGYSRIAIGIGHIMGFDFGVNFNKPYFSASFSELWQRWHISLSSWLRDYLYIPLGGNRGSPLSSCRNLMLTMVLGGLWHGASWTFVIWGGLHGFYLILQRGCASLFRPVINRFHLREGALRPFMILIVFSLTCFAWIFFRAPSLTSALTIINGIGNPDTFNPILLPNKFLVLKGGLLITLLLCAEMSDFRFSMAGMVSKIPVLRWGKVLVMLWAIALLGTFRGNAFIYFQF
- a CDS encoding polysaccharide deacetylase family protein; the encoded protein is MLKERQFFTGLLCDLLIVSKAYRLFRRIYGGMGSILMFHRVVPETGRQRLFDNRSSEVTPRFLESAVRHYLKAGYAVVSLDDVYEMMAGKQPVRRFVCFTFDDGYRDNFTWAWPIFRKYDLPFAIYVPLCFPDRSCGAWWYFLEEILLTSDHVAFELDGRHFAFGCSQYREKEEAFGKIRGLITDCGPERCSERLGQIFAPYQADWHRRIGETAMSWDQLRQLGRDSRVTIGAHTVNHPALNRLSPGAVRKEVVRSKERLESRIGRPVEHFAYPFGTRAEVGEREFEIVRSCGFKTATTTRSGNIFMAHRHHRECLPRIAFSEKRQGRGYLELLTSGAIPALKNRFQRVITL
- a CDS encoding glycosyltransferase family 4 protein → MVLGLRGFPGVQGGIETHSEHLYPLLAKQGCRVEVLARSPYLSDKKRRIWRDVILRPLWSPRFSIKGLEALIHSFIGVFYAIRKRPDVLHIHGVGPALVAPLGRLFGLNVVVTHHGPDYDREKWGWFARRVLRTGERLGMRFSHQRIVISEVIRQTVRDKYRRHSALIPNGVEIPVLADTASFPQTLGVVPGRYILQVSRMVPEKRQTDLIRAFAKADLPGWKLVLVGALTPEDDYIRSVISLAEATEGVVLADFQKGLPLRELYTHAGAFVLPSSHEGLPIVILEALSYGLPVIASDIPANLAVGLSDDHYYPLGDIAALGQKLHHSATVRISENNRSELRNWVRRYYNWERIACQTLGVYRQALRGNG
- a CDS encoding glycosyltransferase family 4 protein, whose amino-acid sequence is MAVQSRKKLCLIIPSHWSGTMGGTEYQVRCLLERLVREGRFDIYYLTRRYDAGFRPDGYRIIRIAGTDGIRRYGRCFDGPRLMRLLYQIRPDVIYQRNGGAYTGFAAAYARRYGCRMIWHIAHEDEVLPFQERFSMRSAIRCIDRRIFEYGIQNACHIIAQTRQQGHLLETYHGRRPDAVIPNFHPLPSEQICKEDAPVTIAWVANFKSWKQPEVFIRLAGDLEQRGEKVRCVMVGAPADWAPEWQRSLEEKIRRVRNLTCLGRQSVERVNAILAAAHIFVNTSLAEGFANTFIQAWMRSVPVVSLHCNPDGILEREGVGFFSGSYGKMLADVVRLIRNPGLRTQMGVNAQGYAAERHSERNIVRLTNLFAA
- a CDS encoding glycosyltransferase family 4 protein → MNSLADPLCKNKLRFLFVSSDKFPPFRVDVAVLFGRKLAERGHRIDWILQSDDPLDRGIRVRWSGGDVRVGPTDNRPTPVCKVLRRIYDIINDLNMFVMMKRRRYDFILIRDKFISALTGLLAAKLFNVPCVYWLSYPFPEDLLYQAEEGLARHPGQFRLRGHILKFLLYHIILPQADHIFVQTEHMQNDIARHGISMEKMTPVPMGVPIREIPFFGYPAAPRDREKIVLYLGTLIRGRKLEFLIRVFEKVLKEEKNARLYLVGGGDDDSDEKRLRDAACRLGIGTSVVVTGFLPQQDAWNFVRHADVCVSPIYPAPVLSCSSPTKLIEYMAMGKAVVANDIPEQRRAIEESGGGICVAWDEKAFAGAILRLIRHPETAREMGSRGRAYVAEKKNYDRIADAVEDRLLTVCNDRGDKKTWPFNPEKNSV
- a CDS encoding glycosyltransferase family 4 protein; translated protein: MKKIAFIHTRKRHWAVKILIKSLENAFPEYQIETINVTDLIRANINIRLLNRIHIIGEYGRDILAGEKRFHDCFMRTPFIFRQIKKLLRKRLAGGEYAFTFQDQSLYDGCIRHVPHFVLTDHTHLANRYYPGFRKKRDLYSAAWIRLEKCIYENADLVFVKSENIRESVIRDYAIAPDRVKNIRYAIDTLMAGRPADPGRYKNRNILFVGRDWNRKGGPVLIRAFQKVLKTHPDARLTIIGCSPDISAPNTEIIGKTERGRVDSYYRKASVFCLPTRKEPLGLSFIEAMSHGLPIIGTKIGAIPELVKEGHNGFLTDTDDAEQLAQILTDLLGRPEQCEFMGNAAYDFYAEKYTFENFSNLLRQHILDTSGSGSR